From a region of the Arachis ipaensis cultivar K30076 chromosome B09, Araip1.1, whole genome shotgun sequence genome:
- the LOC107615892 gene encoding uncharacterized protein LOC107615892: MNDTIHTFMQEQREFHKKQEAYMATIADALSRLTLPPPTTQNTQQPSTSSSLPSQPQPNPKGSINAITLRSGTKLDKNVPMPTKLSEETNNEDVGDEVEVMRDEDEGVDKSKEEPPKVKEPKRKTLLEEPLPIPFPSLAKKAKKQEELDPTMVEVFKKVEVTVPLFQAIQQVSRYAKFLKDVCTHKEKLGNLNTRPEDDSISSLLPEKCNDPGPCLVTCLIGEIKFMDCMCDLGACASIMLLFVYERLNLAPLKRSGARFVLADKSIVSVVGIAENVLVNIQGLLFPVDLHILETPPIDSSKPSSILIGRPCDVVEEQVIEDGKEQKEEDVAKESSSKDVTQPKNAKELEIFLLGEVPK; this comes from the exons ATGAATGACACAATTCATACCTTCATGCAAGAACAACGAGAGTTCCACAAGAAACAAGAAGCATATATGGCTACAATAGCCGATGCCCTTTCCCGTCTAACTCTCCCTCCTCCAACCACGCAAAATACCCAACAACCTTCAACCTCAAGTAGTTTACCCTCCCAACCTCAACCCAATCCTAAGGGTAGCATCAATGCTATTACCCTTAGGAGCGGCACCAAATTGGATAAGAATGTTCCTATGCCTACAAAGTTGAGTGAGGAGACAAACAATGAAGACGTGGGAGATGAAGTGGAAGTGATGAGGGATGAAGATGAAGGTGTTGataaaagcaaggaagaaccacctAAGGTCAAAGAGCCAAAGAGAAAGACGTTGCTTGAAGAGCCTTTGCCCATTCCATTCCCATCTTTAGCCAAGAAGGCTAAGAAACAAGAAGAGCTTGACCCCACTATGGTGGAAGTTTTCAAGAAGGTTGAAGTCACCGTCCCTCTCTTCCAAGCAATTCAACAAGTTTCAAGATATGCCAAGTTCCTTAAGGATGTTTGTACTCACAAAGAAAAGCTTGGCAACCTCAACACAAGGCCGGAAGATGATTCTATCTCTTCCTTACTTCCTGAAAAATGCAATGATCCCGGCCCATGTTTGGTCACTTGTTTGATTGGCGAAATTAAATTCATGGATTGCATGTGTGATCTGGGGGCGTGTGCGAGCATTATGCTGCTCTTCGTTTATGAAAGATTGAATTTGGCACCCCTAAAGAGGTCCGGAGCGAGGTTCGTGCTAGCCGATAAGAGTATTGTGTCCGTTGTTGGGATTGCCGAAAATGTCCTAGTCAATATTCAAGGATTGCTCTTCCCAGTTGATCTTCACATCTTGGAGACACCTCCCATTGATTCAAGCAAGCCATCATCCATACTCATTGGAAGGCC TTGTGATGTAGTTGAAGAGCAAGTCATAGAGGATGGCAAGGAGCAAAAAGAAGAGGATGTTGCCAAGGAATCAAGTTCAAAGGATGTTACTCAACCCAAAaatgccaaggagttggagatcTTCCTACTTGGTGAAGTTCCCAAATGA